The proteins below come from a single Gimesia alba genomic window:
- the recA gene encoding recombinase RecA: protein MAAKARSKRAATPPPTNNNGSDGMLDNALGQIEQAFGKGAIMKLTGDNAQAVPSIASGALSLDLALGGKGFPRGRIIELYGPESSGKTTLALHVIANAQKEGGIAAFIDAEHALDPVWAKKLGVNISELLVSQPTYGEEGLQIAEMLIKSNSVDVIVVDSVAALVPKAELDGEIGDTHVGLQARMMSQAMRKLTGAISKSKTTVIFINQIREKIGVMFGSPETTPGGRALKFYSSVRVDVRRIATLKDGDTVTGIRMKAKIVKNKIAPPFRVAEFDMLSTGGINFELDLLDLAVENKIVKKAGSWFSYGETRLGQGRDRSKSVLEENPDICQEIKQKVLEAKGLAPSTQPEAVEA, encoded by the coding sequence ATGGCTGCAAAAGCACGATCAAAACGAGCTGCAACTCCCCCTCCCACTAACAACAACGGTTCTGACGGGATGCTTGATAACGCGCTCGGGCAAATTGAGCAGGCGTTTGGCAAAGGCGCCATCATGAAACTGACGGGCGATAACGCCCAGGCTGTTCCCTCGATCGCCAGTGGTGCCCTTTCACTTGACCTGGCACTGGGCGGCAAAGGCTTTCCCCGTGGTCGCATTATTGAACTGTACGGCCCTGAATCGAGTGGTAAAACCACGCTCGCATTACATGTGATTGCCAATGCTCAAAAAGAAGGGGGCATCGCCGCCTTTATCGATGCCGAGCACGCACTCGATCCCGTCTGGGCCAAGAAACTCGGCGTCAACATTTCGGAACTGCTGGTCAGCCAACCCACCTATGGTGAAGAAGGACTGCAGATCGCAGAAATGCTGATCAAATCGAACTCGGTCGATGTCATCGTTGTTGACTCAGTCGCCGCCCTGGTTCCCAAAGCTGAACTGGATGGCGAAATCGGCGATACCCACGTCGGCCTGCAGGCACGTATGATGAGCCAGGCCATGCGAAAGTTAACCGGCGCCATTTCCAAATCGAAAACGACTGTGATTTTCATCAATCAGATTCGTGAGAAAATTGGCGTCATGTTCGGAAGCCCCGAAACAACACCCGGCGGTCGCGCCCTGAAGTTTTACAGCTCGGTTCGTGTCGATGTTCGCCGGATTGCGACGCTGAAGGATGGTGATACGGTCACTGGCATTCGCATGAAAGCCAAGATTGTCAAAAATAAGATCGCCCCTCCTTTCCGGGTTGCCGAATTTGATATGCTCTCGACGGGCGGAATTAACTTCGAACTGGACCTGCTGGATCTTGCCGTCGAAAATAAAATTGTCAAAAAGGCCGGAAGCTGGTTCAGTTATGGAGAAACGCGTCTCGGACAAGGTCGCGACCGTTCCAAGTCCGTTTTGGAAGAAAACCCCGATATCTGCCAGGAAATCAAGCAGAAAGTACTGGAAGCCAAAGGGCTTGCTCCCTCTACCCAGCCGGAAGCAGTCGAAGCCTGA
- the cyaB gene encoding class IV adenylate cyclase: MLEVEQKFLLADKAALLEQLAQLGATQETDQEQEDLYFTHPVRNFAETDEAFRIRRIGSENRVTYKGPKRNTVSKIRKEIELAFESGQSAFEQLTEMLELLGFHPLRSVRKRRTPFTCQHQQRAFEITVDAVEGLGLFAEIELLAEESELEEADAAIIELAAFLGMTHPIRTSYLGMLIEKETQSDSD; encoded by the coding sequence ATGCTGGAAGTGGAACAAAAGTTTTTACTCGCTGATAAAGCGGCTTTGCTGGAGCAACTGGCACAACTCGGCGCGACACAGGAAACGGACCAGGAACAGGAAGATCTTTACTTCACGCACCCCGTACGAAATTTTGCCGAAACGGACGAAGCCTTTCGCATCCGCCGCATCGGCTCTGAGAATCGGGTCACCTATAAAGGTCCCAAGCGGAACACGGTCAGCAAAATACGCAAAGAGATCGAGCTGGCGTTTGAATCCGGTCAGTCTGCCTTTGAACAACTGACTGAAATGCTGGAGCTACTGGGATTTCATCCTTTGAGAAGTGTCCGTAAACGGCGGACTCCCTTCACCTGTCAGCATCAGCAGCGCGCCTTTGAAATCACTGTCGATGCAGTCGAAGGACTGGGTCTGTTTGCCGAAATCGAATTGCTCGCGGAAGAATCGGAACTAGAGGAAGCCGATGCCGCGATCATCGAACTGGCTGCATTCCTGGGAATGACTCATCCCATCCGCACGTCCTATCTGGGCATGTTGATTGAAAAGGAAACCCAGTCTGATTCTGATTGA
- a CDS encoding DUF1573 domain-containing protein, with the protein MNLRTILTTVVVLIVALVGTVWLGRGNGDLEPTTPARPAADPDDDRPKIAAKGPYPKAVVEKPRYNFGEMAVGQSLSHKFILKNEGEVPLEVKKGNTTCKCTLSEMKDNTVAPGKSIEIELTWTPKAPQEHFGQTATIFTNDPENKELKLQIEGTANNLISFSGDMMGTAHWSLPTMESDEPVSYTGSIHTKYMDEFKITGIESDRAGLTATFKPLTPEELKEEDTKTGYSIEVTADPTKFPLGGFTERLTVKTDIPNDLEPTESHADHKHPEGHDHKHEHQPPGDRTFVIQVSGNHTGPIRIVPTFGVYWNPQTMVLNLGEFSAKEGKEVMLSMFVEGTELPLEIVDQQVIPDFLKFELKKDDSFQSKTKQRYELKFAVPPELPAVSFGRTNLAKVKLKTNHPNAKVIEFRVQFISL; encoded by the coding sequence ATGAATCTTCGTACCATTCTTACAACAGTGGTTGTTCTCATCGTCGCGCTGGTCGGTACTGTCTGGCTAGGGCGAGGAAATGGCGATCTCGAGCCGACAACACCTGCCCGACCTGCAGCAGACCCAGATGACGACCGTCCCAAGATCGCAGCAAAAGGTCCTTACCCGAAAGCGGTAGTAGAAAAACCGCGCTATAATTTCGGTGAGATGGCCGTCGGGCAATCCCTGTCTCATAAGTTTATCTTAAAAAATGAGGGAGAAGTTCCGCTGGAAGTCAAAAAAGGGAACACGACCTGCAAATGCACGCTCAGCGAAATGAAAGATAATACGGTCGCCCCCGGTAAATCCATTGAGATCGAACTCACGTGGACCCCGAAAGCGCCTCAAGAACATTTTGGGCAAACCGCAACGATCTTTACAAATGACCCCGAAAACAAGGAACTCAAGCTCCAGATCGAAGGCACCGCCAATAACCTGATTAGCTTTAGCGGAGATATGATGGGCACCGCTCACTGGTCCCTCCCGACCATGGAAAGCGATGAACCGGTTTCGTATACGGGATCAATTCATACCAAATACATGGACGAGTTCAAAATTACAGGAATCGAGTCTGACCGAGCCGGGTTGACGGCTACCTTTAAGCCGCTCACGCCTGAAGAACTCAAGGAAGAAGATACGAAGACTGGGTACTCAATTGAAGTCACAGCTGATCCTACAAAATTTCCTCTGGGAGGATTTACCGAACGCCTGACAGTCAAAACGGATATCCCCAACGACCTGGAACCAACAGAGTCCCACGCAGATCATAAACATCCTGAAGGGCACGACCACAAGCACGAACATCAGCCGCCCGGAGATCGAACATTTGTGATTCAGGTTTCAGGAAACCATACCGGCCCCATTCGAATTGTCCCGACATTTGGCGTTTACTGGAATCCGCAAACCATGGTATTGAACCTGGGAGAGTTCTCCGCCAAAGAGGGAAAAGAAGTCATGCTCTCCATGTTTGTGGAAGGGACAGAACTGCCTCTGGAAATAGTCGACCAGCAGGTCATACCCGATTTTCTGAAATTTGAGCTGAAAAAAGATGATAGTTTTCAATCAAAAACGAAACAGCGCTATGAATTGAAATTTGCCGTCCCTCCGGAGCTGCCCGCTGTTTCCTTTGGACGTACCAATCTGGCGAAAGTAAAATTGAAAACGAACCATCCCAATGCCAAAGTAATCGAGTTCAGGGTCCAGTTCATTTCACTATAA
- a CDS encoding trypsin-like peptidase domain-containing protein, whose product MLNAQSTQIARSRLLAIMAFLSGLSLLPFAPSPSLYAQNLDARAIAFAVQQQLVQAIEKSEKSVVAISKIKTKRQQIQSRIPAPFGLDPNQGLNLSQDPKNLNFIPNEFGAGVLIPDPTGQNRVLILTNYHLTEGGPVAGKKTNPENRIFVHAANQLGFYAELIAADPRSDLAVLTPAKGLPNRSTRALSPIKYGNTEAIRKGQFVIALGNPYAIARDGSPSASWGIVSNFHRYPVPIFKNFLNQELDKEETLHHFGTLLQVDTHLDLGTSGGALLDLDGNLIGVTTSLAALEGYEKSTGFAIPIDQATLRIINSLAAGMEPEYGFLGIHPLTIEQSQARHLFTRNTVLLEPYYVVAKSVKPHSPAQLAGMLPDDLILSIEGQKLTRDFDLMREVGKAGAGKEVKLQILRGKKPRELTLTVKLGKWPVADDEGIVQTQFHHPLWRGLRVDYPTARKKYTFSPFSYPPAVVVTHVAPESPAQQAGLKEGNFISHFNDQAVRLPDSFYQEAQKANNSPVTLQLLDGRKVILSPQEAIKKQ is encoded by the coding sequence ATGCTTAATGCTCAATCAACTCAAATTGCTCGCAGCCGTCTCTTGGCAATCATGGCATTTCTGAGCGGGCTGTCTCTACTGCCATTCGCTCCAAGTCCGTCGCTGTATGCACAGAACCTGGATGCACGCGCCATTGCCTTTGCCGTTCAACAGCAGCTGGTTCAAGCAATCGAAAAGTCTGAAAAGTCCGTCGTTGCCATTTCAAAAATCAAAACAAAACGGCAACAGATTCAATCGCGGATTCCTGCCCCCTTCGGTCTGGACCCGAATCAGGGGTTAAATCTATCACAAGATCCGAAAAACCTGAATTTTATCCCCAACGAATTTGGAGCGGGAGTTCTGATTCCTGATCCCACAGGACAAAACCGGGTTTTGATCCTGACCAACTATCACCTCACAGAAGGAGGCCCGGTTGCGGGGAAGAAAACCAATCCGGAAAATCGAATTTTTGTGCATGCCGCCAACCAACTGGGATTTTATGCCGAACTGATCGCAGCCGACCCCCGTAGCGATCTAGCGGTCCTTACACCGGCAAAAGGCCTTCCGAATCGTTCGACCCGTGCCCTCAGTCCTATTAAATACGGTAACACCGAAGCGATTCGCAAAGGCCAATTTGTGATTGCCCTCGGAAATCCATACGCGATCGCCCGCGATGGATCGCCCAGCGCGAGCTGGGGAATTGTCAGCAATTTTCATCGTTACCCGGTACCAATCTTCAAAAATTTTTTAAATCAGGAACTGGATAAAGAGGAAACCCTGCACCACTTTGGAACATTACTACAAGTCGACACTCACCTCGACCTTGGAACCAGTGGGGGCGCTTTACTGGACCTTGATGGAAATTTAATCGGCGTCACCACGTCTCTTGCCGCATTGGAAGGCTATGAAAAGTCAACCGGCTTTGCCATCCCGATCGATCAAGCCACATTACGGATCATCAACAGTCTCGCTGCTGGAATGGAGCCCGAATATGGTTTCCTGGGCATCCACCCCCTGACCATCGAACAAAGTCAGGCAAGACATCTCTTTACCAGGAATACTGTGCTACTGGAGCCTTATTACGTAGTAGCCAAGAGTGTCAAACCACACTCTCCAGCTCAACTCGCCGGCATGCTGCCCGATGATCTGATCCTCTCGATCGAGGGACAAAAACTGACCCGAGATTTCGACTTAATGCGGGAAGTAGGCAAAGCAGGCGCAGGAAAGGAAGTAAAGCTTCAAATCTTGAGAGGAAAAAAACCGCGTGAGTTGACTCTGACAGTGAAACTAGGAAAATGGCCAGTGGCGGACGATGAGGGTATTGTGCAAACCCAATTTCACCATCCCCTCTGGCGCGGACTTAGAGTCGATTATCCTACTGCTCGCAAGAAATATACCTTCAGTCCGTTCAGTTATCCACCAGCGGTCGTTGTGACGCATGTCGCTCCGGAAAGCCCTGCACAACAGGCTGGCCTCAAAGAAGGAAACTTCATCAGCCATTTTAATGATCAAGCGGTCAGATTGCCTGATTCGTTTTATCAGGAAGCACAAAAAGCAAACAATTCACCAGTAACATTACAACTTTTGGATGGCCGAAAGGTGATCCTTTCTCCCCAAGAAGCAATCAAAAAACAATGA
- a CDS encoding multiheme c-type cytochrome, whose protein sequence is MLLKPISDQHCLLALLCLLLLAGCESNTPQPTTKTSDSTVSENQSEKQSPESPPPAEQHANATPEKSGTTNSEHATTAKPKATLNTKTTVSPGKPEPLFKDWPAPKLAIVLTGERHGYLEPCGCTQNQTGGVSLLANLFKQIEERKWPVTAFDLGGLVKRNRRQSQIKYETILTSMKDMKYGGVGLGPEELRFGADIFLQLHNPEPTSPNTTPTFLAANILILDTPDLGKSHFKIIEVGGVKMAVTSIIGKSHMEKVPDITWQEPAKVLPDVIKKMEAAKPDLMILLSQSNKDESKALAEKFPNFDILLTAGGVEDPLGEPEFIGKTMMVDVGHKGKSAGVVGYYPKQATKDDPSKRFRFTVIELDKQRFKDTPRMAEHMQFYQDRLKQEDLAAKELPIDHPRGATFVGAEKCGECHTKAYEKWLTTAHAHAYESLINGRKDQIERGEKIISRIYDPECLSCHVTGWHPQEVIRYKSGFVNKQESPHLLGQQCENCHGPGSGHIELVDMDKLDEAKKVMRVTLAEAKKSTCYQCHDLDNSPKFEFDSYWEKIKHPWRD, encoded by the coding sequence ATGTTATTGAAACCAATCTCAGACCAACATTGTCTGCTTGCCCTGCTCTGTCTGCTTCTGCTGGCCGGCTGTGAAAGCAACACACCTCAGCCAACCACAAAAACATCAGATTCAACCGTTTCTGAAAATCAGTCGGAGAAACAGAGCCCAGAGAGTCCCCCTCCTGCAGAACAGCATGCCAATGCGACACCTGAAAAATCCGGCACCACCAATTCTGAACATGCCACAACAGCAAAACCCAAAGCGACTTTAAATACGAAAACAACTGTTTCGCCAGGCAAACCTGAGCCATTGTTTAAAGACTGGCCGGCACCGAAGCTGGCGATTGTCTTAACTGGTGAGCGGCACGGTTATCTGGAACCCTGCGGATGTACTCAAAACCAGACCGGGGGCGTTTCCCTGCTGGCCAATCTCTTCAAGCAAATTGAAGAACGGAAATGGCCTGTCACTGCCTTTGATCTGGGTGGCCTCGTCAAACGCAATCGTCGACAGAGTCAGATCAAATATGAAACCATTCTGACTTCGATGAAAGATATGAAGTACGGCGGGGTCGGCCTCGGACCGGAAGAACTCCGCTTTGGCGCCGATATTTTTCTACAACTACATAACCCCGAGCCCACTTCTCCCAATACAACCCCCACATTCCTGGCAGCCAATATTCTGATTCTGGATACTCCCGATCTGGGCAAAAGCCATTTCAAAATCATTGAAGTGGGGGGCGTCAAAATGGCGGTCACTTCCATCATCGGTAAAAGCCACATGGAAAAAGTCCCCGACATCACCTGGCAGGAACCCGCCAAAGTTCTGCCTGATGTCATCAAAAAAATGGAAGCCGCCAAGCCCGATCTGATGATTCTGCTTTCGCAATCCAACAAGGATGAATCAAAAGCACTGGCTGAAAAATTTCCGAACTTTGACATTCTGTTAACAGCAGGCGGCGTAGAAGACCCGCTCGGTGAGCCTGAATTTATTGGCAAAACCATGATGGTCGATGTGGGTCATAAAGGGAAAAGTGCCGGCGTTGTCGGCTATTATCCAAAGCAGGCAACCAAAGACGATCCTTCAAAACGGTTCCGATTTACGGTCATCGAACTCGATAAACAACGTTTCAAAGACACCCCCCGCATGGCCGAACATATGCAGTTTTATCAGGATCGCCTGAAACAGGAAGATCTGGCGGCCAAAGAACTTCCCATTGATCATCCCCGCGGCGCCACATTCGTGGGAGCAGAAAAGTGTGGCGAGTGCCATACAAAAGCCTATGAAAAATGGCTCACCACCGCGCACGCGCATGCCTATGAAAGTCTGATTAACGGCCGCAAAGATCAGATTGAACGAGGTGAGAAAATTATTTCCCGCATCTATGATCCCGAATGTCTCTCCTGCCATGTGACCGGCTGGCATCCTCAGGAGGTGATTCGCTACAAAAGTGGTTTTGTGAATAAACAGGAATCCCCACACCTGTTAGGTCAGCAATGCGAAAACTGTCACGGCCCAGGCAGCGGTCACATCGAACTCGTTGATATGGACAAACTTGATGAAGCCAAAAAAGTGATGCGAGTCACGCTCGCCGAAGCCAAAAAGAGCACCTGCTATCAATGCCATGATCTTGATAATAGTCCCAAGTTTGAATTCGACTCCTACTGGGAGAAAATCAAACATCCCTGGCGCGATTAA
- the alaS gene encoding alanine--tRNA ligase: MKTDELRESYLSFFEEKGCVRRPSDVLVPRDDPTVLFTPAGMNQFKDQFLGVGKLEFTRATTCQMCLRTGDIQNVGVTAYHHTFFEMLGNFSFGDYFKREAIHWAWEYLTDKKWLGLDPSLLSVTVYKEDDEAYNIWHDEIKLPANRISRENEHENFWPAGAPSLGPDGVCGPCSEIFYHPNGGKDNVEIWNLVFTQFNRVGDPPDNLKPLPKQNIDTGMGLERTASVLQGVPSNFEIDTLKQLCLAAADTVGTAYKFEAPEGRPIRRISDHVRAITFSIHEGVNPGSLKESYVVRQLLRRALLEGYLLGKNEPFLYQLVPAVVEIMKTPYPDIVKTVENVQNTIKVEEEQFLDVIEKGLTRFAGFLKKAEQEGKSEISGEDAFDLHQTDGFLIELTEALAAKNNIAVNRNEFNTLMDRHQKDSGRNAFANSVMSEGPLTALHKTTSDTIFKGYETTEAEGKVVGIIAEDRLVESVVEKGHAHPVAVVLDETPFYAEAGGQVGDTGFMEADGVKFEVINTQKNGGLILHLGHLLEGQLNLGQTLKATVVETRRAGIQRAHSATHLLHHALRTVLGENAMQRGSKVEEDTLRFDFSHSKAVTPEELSQIEDIINQRVSEGADVSTELMKLQKARDLGAMALFGEKYPDNVRVVQMGDFSIELCGGTHLTNTGQVGLCKIVNEEPVAKGVRRIHALTGSKALEKTRNTEKLIQEIAAQLKVPRPDELPQRIAQLQDELRDTKKQLLKYSSKSLSGTADELLERAPTVNDVKIVSYHAQDASRDQLRELADLLRKKGKQVALILGTVIDGKVALMAAVNKDLVKQGLKAGDCVKASAKVVGGGGGGRPDMAEAGGKDPDKLDDALATGADYYRSQLEA, from the coding sequence ATGAAAACAGACGAACTTCGCGAGAGTTATCTTTCCTTCTTTGAAGAAAAAGGTTGTGTCAGAAGACCATCCGATGTCCTGGTCCCACGCGATGATCCCACCGTGTTATTTACCCCCGCCGGGATGAACCAGTTTAAAGATCAGTTCCTGGGTGTGGGCAAACTCGAATTCACACGGGCCACAACGTGCCAGATGTGTCTCCGTACGGGTGATATTCAGAATGTCGGCGTCACCGCTTATCATCACACGTTTTTTGAAATGCTGGGGAACTTTTCATTCGGGGATTATTTCAAGCGCGAAGCCATTCACTGGGCCTGGGAATATCTGACGGATAAAAAATGGCTGGGCCTCGATCCCAGTCTGCTGTCCGTCACCGTCTACAAAGAAGATGACGAAGCCTACAATATCTGGCACGACGAAATCAAACTGCCCGCTAATCGCATCAGTCGCGAAAATGAACACGAAAACTTCTGGCCCGCCGGGGCACCCTCGTTAGGCCCCGATGGTGTGTGTGGCCCTTGTAGTGAAATTTTCTATCACCCCAACGGCGGCAAAGATAACGTCGAAATCTGGAACCTGGTCTTCACACAGTTCAATCGCGTGGGAGATCCCCCCGATAACCTGAAGCCACTTCCTAAGCAAAACATCGATACCGGCATGGGACTCGAACGAACTGCCTCGGTTCTGCAGGGCGTCCCCAGTAACTTTGAGATCGACACACTCAAACAACTCTGCCTGGCAGCCGCTGATACGGTCGGAACGGCCTACAAGTTTGAAGCTCCCGAAGGACGACCGATCCGTCGCATTTCTGACCATGTCCGTGCCATCACCTTCAGCATCCATGAAGGTGTCAATCCCGGCAGCCTTAAAGAGAGCTATGTCGTGCGTCAATTACTCAGGCGTGCGCTACTCGAAGGTTACCTGCTTGGTAAAAACGAACCATTCCTGTACCAGCTGGTCCCGGCGGTCGTGGAAATTATGAAAACGCCTTATCCGGACATCGTCAAAACCGTTGAAAATGTGCAGAACACCATCAAAGTCGAAGAAGAACAGTTCCTCGACGTCATTGAGAAAGGGCTCACCCGTTTCGCTGGCTTCCTGAAGAAAGCAGAGCAGGAAGGGAAATCGGAAATCTCTGGTGAAGATGCCTTTGATCTGCATCAGACAGATGGCTTTCTGATCGAACTGACCGAAGCCCTGGCGGCCAAAAATAATATTGCCGTGAATCGCAATGAATTTAACACCCTGATGGATCGGCACCAGAAAGACAGCGGCAGGAACGCCTTCGCAAACTCGGTGATGTCGGAAGGCCCACTTACCGCGCTGCATAAAACGACCAGCGACACGATTTTCAAAGGTTATGAAACGACAGAAGCCGAAGGAAAGGTCGTAGGGATTATTGCCGAAGATCGACTGGTCGAATCCGTCGTGGAAAAAGGGCACGCACATCCCGTTGCCGTCGTCCTGGACGAAACCCCCTTCTATGCAGAAGCCGGCGGTCAGGTAGGCGACACAGGCTTCATGGAAGCAGATGGCGTCAAATTTGAAGTCATCAATACCCAGAAAAATGGAGGATTGATTCTCCATCTCGGCCATCTACTGGAAGGCCAGCTCAACCTGGGACAAACTCTCAAAGCAACTGTGGTGGAAACACGGCGCGCCGGCATCCAGCGTGCTCACTCAGCAACGCACCTGCTACATCATGCCCTGCGAACCGTCTTGGGTGAAAATGCCATGCAGCGTGGGTCCAAAGTAGAAGAAGACACACTTCGCTTTGACTTTTCGCACAGCAAAGCAGTCACTCCCGAAGAACTGAGTCAGATCGAAGACATCATCAACCAACGTGTTTCCGAAGGCGCTGATGTCAGCACCGAACTGATGAAACTGCAGAAAGCCCGCGATCTCGGCGCAATGGCGTTGTTCGGTGAAAAATATCCCGATAACGTACGCGTGGTTCAAATGGGAGACTTCAGTATTGAATTGTGCGGGGGAACTCACCTCACCAATACCGGTCAGGTTGGTCTCTGCAAAATCGTGAATGAAGAACCCGTCGCCAAAGGAGTGCGCCGGATTCACGCATTGACTGGCTCCAAAGCTCTGGAAAAAACCAGAAACACGGAGAAACTGATTCAGGAAATTGCCGCACAACTCAAAGTTCCACGGCCCGATGAACTGCCTCAGCGAATCGCGCAGCTGCAGGATGAATTGCGGGACACCAAAAAACAACTTTTGAAGTATTCCAGCAAGTCACTGTCAGGCACTGCCGATGAACTGCTGGAACGCGCACCAACAGTCAACGATGTCAAAATCGTCTCTTACCATGCCCAGGATGCTTCCCGCGATCAACTGCGGGAACTGGCAGACCTTCTACGTAAAAAAGGTAAGCAGGTCGCTTTGATTCTGGGTACGGTCATTGACGGCAAAGTCGCCCTGATGGCAGCCGTCAACAAGGACCTGGTCAAGCAGGGCCTCAAGGCCGGCGATTGCGTCAAAGCCTCCGCCAAAGTGGTCGGCGGCGGAGGTGGCGGACGACCTGATATGGCAGAAGCCGGCGGCAAAGATCCGGATAAGCTGGACGATGCACTGGCAACAGGCGCAGACTACTACCGCAGTCAACTCGAAGCGTAA